A single region of the Vicia villosa cultivar HV-30 ecotype Madison, WI linkage group LG4, Vvil1.0, whole genome shotgun sequence genome encodes:
- the LOC131598339 gene encoding uncharacterized protein LOC131598339 — protein MDVWNRIVNSLTKAFYTDVVIQFRKVWEKYLDLLKYVESTILDKVKEKVELAHASLKNWLGNRKGDLCQDWNSVNLMVKNQLNKIQIKFGRSITVLEHRFKDNILYSQLVGKMSRFGLNYIFYEAKRGETVGSDCAKCGCTISKTYGLSCACVIAKNMKLGEPIRMDEISPHCKRLSIDYDDGCMEGGKSDISIPTELKVIQEIFSKADNSMKIRINEQLRKIGYLETTDIKPPSQSVKTKGAPKKIKPTPNDNSTTLFPSYAEHVDKLFPNSPNPKSRKSFMKGACISKPPPTPILPKIPFIDEMSVFMPNNIERIFNVEGDGNWGYQAVSNFLGEGEDSHALVFHKLI, from the exons TCGAAAAGTGTGGGAAAAGTATCttgatttattgaaatatgttgaaagcaccattcttgataAGGTGAAGGAGAA AGTTGAGTTGGCACATGCTAGTTTGAAAAATTGGTTGGGTAATAGAAAGGGTGACTTGTGTCAAGATTGGAACTCTGTAAATCTCATGGTTAAAAACCAACTTAATAAGATACAAATCAAATTTGGTCGGAGCATAACGGTGTTGGAACATCGATTTAAGGACAACATTCTTTATTCTCAATTGGTAGGCAAAATGTCTCGGTTCGGCTTGAACTATATTTTTTACGAGGCCAAACGGGGTGAAACTGTAGGTTCCGATTGCGCAAAATGTGGTTGCACTATTTCTAAAACATATGGTCTCTCGTGTGCATGTGTTATTGCTAAAAATATGAAACTAGGTGAGCCAATAAGAATGGACGAAATTAGCCCTCATTGCAAAAGACTTAGTATTGATTATGATGATGGTTGCATGGAAGGAGGTAAATCGGATATATCTATTCCTACCGAATTGAAAGTGATACAAGAGATATTTTCGAAGGCCGATAACAGCATGAAAATCCGGATCAATGAACAATTGAGGAAGATTGGATATCTCGAAACAACCGACATAAAACCTCCTTCTCAATCGGTAAAGACAAAGGGTGCTCCGAAGAAAATTAAGCCTACACCGAATGACAACTCGACTACATTGTTTCCTTCTTATGCTGAGCATGTTGATAAACTTTTTCCCAACTCACCGAATCCTAAATCTCGAAAAAGTTTCATGAAAGGAGCTTGCATAAGCAAACCGCCTCCAACACCGATTCTGCCGAAAATTCCATTCATCGACGAGATGTCAGTTTTTATGCCCAACAACATTGAGCGGATCTTCAATGTTGAGGGGGACGGTAATTGGGGTTACCAGGCCGTTTCGAATTTTCTAGGTGAGGGAGAGGATAGTCACGCGCTTGTTTTTCATAAACTTATATAA